In Topomyia yanbarensis strain Yona2022 chromosome 2, ASM3024719v1, whole genome shotgun sequence, one DNA window encodes the following:
- the LOC131685550 gene encoding O-glucosyltransferase rumi homolog, whose translation MMNVPLIFLIIIITAPKIYSDDGKCVEKGSCTGQTTDEPPVNLYTPVHNKYFQLIEEALANYKPCQSANCSCHADVLKNDMRPFKSGITRQMIERAHTYGTKYQIIDHRMYRQKDCMFPARCSGVEHFIKPNLPKLPNMELIINCRDWPQISRNWGHMEKLPVLSFSKTDDYLDIMYPTWAFWEGGPAISLYPTGLGRWDQHRSSITKAAKQWPWAKKKAKAFFRGSRTSDERDALVLLSRRRPELIDAQYTKNQAWKSSKDTLNAEPAREVRLEDHCQYRYLFNFRGVAASFRFKHLFLCKSLVFHVGDEWQEFFYNSLKPWVHYVPVAVNASQEELEELILFFEKHDQLAQEIADRGYQHIWNHLRMKDVECYWRRLLKRYGKLVKYEVQRDVDLIEIF comes from the exons ATGATGAATGTTCCACTTATTTttctaataataataataaccgCTCCGAAGATCTACAGCGACGATGGCAAATGTGTGGAAAAAGGAAGCTGCACAGGACAAACAACCGACGAACCACCTGTTAATTTGTACACACCAG TTCATAACAAGTATTTTCAACTAATAGAAGAAGCTCTCGCTAACTATAAACCGTGCCAATCTGCGAACTGTTCTTGCCACGCGGATGTACTTAAAAACGATATGCGTCCGTTCAAGTCCGGTATCACTCGGCAGATGATTGAAAGAGCCCACACGTACGGTACCAAGTATCAAATCATAGATCACCGTATGTATCGTCAAAAAGACTGCATGTTTCCGGCACGCTGTTCCGGGGTGGAACATTTTATCAAACCAAACTTACCTAAACTTCCCAATATGGAGCTGATTATCAACTGTCGCGATTGGCCTCAGATTAGCCGAAACTGGGGACACATGGAAAAGCTACCAGTATTGTCATTCAGTAAAACTGATGACTACCTGGACATAATGTATCCCACGTGGGCCTTCTGGGAGGGTGGTCCAGCGATTTCTCTCTATCCAACCGGACTTGGACGGTGGGATCAGCATCGAAGTTCGATTACGAAAGCTGCCAAACAGTGGCCGTGGGCAAAGAAGAAAGCAAAAGCTTTCTTCCGTGGATCGCGAACATCAGATGAACGGGATGCATTGGTTCTGCTATCACGTCGTCGGCCGGAGCTGATCGATGCGCAGTATACAAAAAATCAAGCATGGAAATCGTCGAAGGATACGTTGAATGCAGAACCTGCCAGGGAAGTTCGACTGGAGGATCACTGCCAGTATAGGTATCTGTTCAATTTTAGGGGAGTAGCGGCAAGCTTTCGCTTCAAGCATTTGTTTCTCTGCAAATCATTGGTGTTTCACGTGGGCGATGAGTGGCAGGAGTTTTTCTACAATTCGCTGAAACCGTGGGTCCACTATGTACCGGTGGCAGTTAATGCCAGCCAGGAGGAGCTGGAGGAACTGATACTGTTTTTTGAAAAGCATGACCAGTTAGCGCAGGAAATTGCTGACCGTGGCTATCAGCATATTTGGAACCATTTGAGAATGAAGGACGTCGAGTGCTATTGGAGGAGATTGTTGAAACGATACGGGAAGTTGGTCAAATATGAAGTTCAACGGGATGTGGATCTGATTGAAATATTCTAG
- the LOC131685549 gene encoding mitochondrial chaperone BCS1: protein MTITEYIGALSDNPYFGAGFGLFGLGAGAAMLRKGLQGGLILFRRHYMITLEVPCRDKSYQWLLQWITQKGARHTQHLSVETSFEQRDTGHVKTKYDFIPSIGTHIMRYGGTWIKVDRAREQHTLDLHMGVPWETVQLTAFGRDKNLYFRILEEARHLALKNTEGKTIMYTAMGSEWRPFGHPRKRRPIKSVVLDTGVSDRILHDCREFIRNPKWYDDRGIPYRRGYLLHGPPGCGKSSFITALAGEIEFGICLLNLSERGLTDDRLNHLMNVAPQQSIILLEDIDAAFLSREDTKQQKAAYEGLNRVTFSGLLNCLDGVASTEARIVFMTTNYLDRLDPALIRPGRVDVKEYVGYCSRHQLEEMFLRFYTNEEGAINAKIFADSVLKTGKDVSPAQIQGYFMIHKMSDQRTVLDNVAHIWEN, encoded by the exons ATGACCATCACGGAGTACATTGGAGCCTTATCCGATAACCCGTACTTCGGGGCCGGTTTCGGCCTGTTCGGTCTCGGTGCCGGTGCTGCAATGTTACGTAAAGGACTGCAAGGAGGGTTAATTTTGTTCCGCCGGCATTACATGATCACTCTTGAGGTACCCTGTCGGGATAAATCTTATCAGTGGTTGCTGCAATGGATCACCCAGAAAGGAGCCAGACATACCCAACATCTCAGCGTGGAGACTTCGTTCGAACAACGAGACACAGGCCATGTTAAAACAAAGTACGATTTTATACCATCAATTGGAACACACATTATGCGCTACGGTGGTACCTGGATCAAAGTCGATCGGGCGCGGGAACAGCACACACTCGATCTGCATATGGGAGTTCCTTGGGAGACAGTGCAACTAACTGCGTTTGGAAGAGATAAAAATTTGTACTTTAGAATTCTGGAAGAAG CAAGACACCTGGCCCTCAAAAACACCGAAGGTAAAACCATAATGTACACTGCCATGGGATCTGAATGGCGGCCATTCGGCCATCCACGAAAGCGACGCCCTATAAAATCGGTTGTTCTAGATACCGGTGTATCGGATCGTATTCTACACGATTGTCGCGAGTTTATACGGAATCCTAAATGGTACGACGATCGAGGGATTCCCTACCGCAGAGGCTATCTTCTGCATGGGCCACCTGGCTGTGGTAAATCAAGTTTCATCACTGCATTGGCAGGAGAAATTGAATTTGGCATTTGTCTGCTGAACTTATCGGAACGGGGACTGACTGACGATCGATTGAACCACCTAATGAATGTTGCACCCCAGCAATCGATTATTCTGCTGGAGGACATTGATGCAGCGTTCCTTTCACGCGAGGATACCAAGCAGCAAAAGGCTGCTTACGAAGGACTAAATCGGGTTACGTTCAGTGGTTTACTGAACTGTCTCGACGGTGTAGCTTCCACCGAGGCGAGGATCGTATTCATGACAACCAACtatttggatcgattggatccCGCATTGATTCGGCCGGGACGTGTGGATGTTAAGGAATACGTGGGATACTGCAGCAGACACCAGCTCGAGGAAATGTTTTTGCGTTTCTACACCAACGAAGAAGGTGCGATTAATGCGAAAATTTTTGCGGATAGCGTTCTGAAAACCGGCAAGGATGTAAGTCCCGCGCAGATTCAGGGATACTTTATGATTCACAAAATGTCCGATCAGCGAACGGTGCTGGATAATGTGGCCCATATATGGGAAAATTAG